Proteins found in one Lycium ferocissimum isolate CSIRO_LF1 chromosome 6, AGI_CSIRO_Lferr_CH_V1, whole genome shotgun sequence genomic segment:
- the LOC132060084 gene encoding uncharacterized protein LOC132060084, with translation MGDSNNLEETLKPFYQRAAEAEERLARLEISVASKTDSKNEELERTVAELQSKLKDVTAELKAEQEKGHKQVEQLSAENAKLKYRIKHLVRSLDEALSKLASKSG, from the exons atGGGGGATTCAAACAATCTTGAAGAAACTTTGAAACCCTTTTATCAGAGAGCTGCTGAAGCTGAG GAACGATTGGCAAGACTTGAAATTTCAGTTGCTAGTAAGACAG ATTCTAAGAATGAGGAATTAGAGAGAACAGTTGCTGAACTCCAGTCAAAGCTGAAAGATGTCACAGCTGAGCTCAAAGCAGAACAAGAGAAG GGACATAAACAGGTGGAACAACTCTCTGCAGAAAATGCAAAGCTGAAATATCGTATCAAACATCTAGTTCGATCGCTAGACGAGGCTCTTAGCAAGTTGGCGTCAAAGTCAG GTTAA
- the LOC132060086 gene encoding S-formylglutathione hydrolase, producing the protein METKPTEISSSKMFGGYNKRYKHYSPTLGCSMNFHIYFPPSSSPSKKFPVLYWLSGLTCTDENFIAKSGAQRAASSEGVALIVPDTSPRGLNVEGESDSWDFGVGAGFYLNATQEKWKNWRMYDYVVKELPTLLHENFPELDTSRASIFGHSMGGHGALTIYLKNLDKYKSVSAFAPIANPIDCPWGLKAFTNYLGENKADWEEYDATCLVSKYNNVSATILIDQGEDDKFLKDQLLPRKFEEACRKVNVPLLLRLQPGYDHSYFFISTFIDDHILHHAQALNL; encoded by the exons ATGGAAACCAAGCCTACAGAAATCAGCAGCTCCAAGATGTTTGGAGGTTACAACAAGAGATATAAACACTACAGCCCAACTCTTGGATGTTCTATGAATTTCCACAtctattttcctccttcttcttccccTTCTAAAAAATTCCCT GTGCTTTACTGGCTCTCTGGCTTAACATGCACAGACGAGAATTTTATAGCTAAATCTGGTGCCCAACGTGCTGCTTCGAGTGAGGGTGTGGCACTGATTGTACCAGATACATCTCCAA GAGGCCTAAATGTGGAAGGAGAGTCAGACAGTTGGGATTTCGGTGTAG GTGCTGGTTTCTATCTAAATGCAACACAAGAGAAATGGAAGAACTGGAGGATGTATGACTATGTGGTCAAAGAATTGCCGACACTTCTTCATGAAAACTTTCCAGAACTTGATACATCACGGGCATCTATCTTTGGTCACTCTATGGGTGGGCATGGAGCACTAACAATCTATCTGAAAAACCTGGATAAATATAAG TCAGTATCAGCCTTTGCTCCTATTGCAAATCCTATTGACTGTCCCTGGGGCCTGAAGGCTTTCACAAACTACCTGGGTGAAAACAAAGCTGATTGGGAG GAATATGATGCTACCTGTCTTGTATCAAAATATAACAATGTCTCTGCCACCATTCTTATTGATCAG GGAGAGGACGACAAATTCTTAAAGGATCAACTGCTCCCACGAAAGTTTGAGGAGGCATGCAGAAAGGTTAATGTTCCTCTACTGCTGCGGCTGCAACCCGGTTATGACCACTCTTACTTTTTCATTTCCACCTTTATTGATGATCACATTCTTCATCATGCCCAAGCCCTTAACCTTTGA
- the LOC132060083 gene encoding probable glycerol-3-phosphate dehydrogenase [NAD(+)] 1, cytosolic, with translation MVGSIEVKSGNNVYSNGRVHNHNGLEEKLDELRQILGKSNGDLLRIVCVGAGAWGSVFAALLQDSYGQFRDKIQIRIWRRSGRAVDRATAEHLFEVINSREDVLRRLIRRCAYLKYVEARLGDRTLYADEILRDGFCLNMIDTPLCPLKVVTNLQEAVWDADLVINGLPSTETREVFREISKYWKERLTVPIIISLAKGIEAELDPVPHIITPTQMINRATGTPVENILYLGGPNIASEIYNKEYANARICGSEKWRKPLAKFLRQPHFIVWDNSDLVTHEVMGGLKNVYAIGAGMVAALTNESATSKSVYFAHCTSEMIFITYLLTEEPERLAGPLLADTYVTLLKGRNAWYGQMIAKGELSLDMGDSISGKGTIQGVSAVEAFYELLSQSSLNVLHPEANKPVAPVELCPILKTLYKILIKREQGPLAILQALRDENLNDPRDRIEIAQSHAFYRPSLLGQP, from the exons ATGGTTGGTAGTATTGAAGTGAAAAGTGGTAATAATGTGTACTCAAATGGGAGAGTACACAACCACAATGGTCTAGAGGAGAAACTTGATGAACTTAGGCAAATTCTTGGTAAATCTAATGGTGATTTATTGAGAATTGTTTGTGTTGGAGCTGGTGCTTGGGGCAGTGTTTTTGCAGCTTTGCTGCAAGATAGTTATGGCCAATTTCGCGATAAGATTCAAATTCGTATATGGAGAAGGTCAGGTAGAGCTGTTGATAGAGCCACAGCAGAACATTTATTTGAAGTTATCAATTCAAGGGAGGATGTGTTAAGGAGGTTGATCAGGAGATGTGCATATCTTAAGTATGTCGAGGCGAGATTAGGCGATCGGACATTATATGCTGATGAAATCTTGAGAGATGGTTTCTGCTTAAACATGATTGATACACCACTTTGTCCATTGAAAGTTGTGACCAACTTGCAAGAAGCTGTGTGGGATGCTGATCTTGTGATTAATGGATTGCCATCGACTGAAACACGAGAAGTGTTTAGGGAGATCAGCAAGTATTGGAAGGAAAGATTAACTGTACCAATCATCATTTCTTTGGCAAAGGGTATTGAGGCTGAATTAGATCCAGTTCCACATATTATTACTCCAACACAGATGATCAATCGGGCAA CTGGAACACCAGTAGAAAACATCCTTTATCTTGGTGGGCCAAATATTGCCTCGGAGATTTACAACAAAGAGTATGCTAATGCTAGGATTTGTGGAtcagaaaaatggagaaaaccACTTGCAAAGTTCTTAAGGCAACCTCATTTTATTGTTTGGGACAACAGCGACCTTGTAACACATGAAGTCATGGGAGGCTTGAAGAATGTCTACGCCATTGGAGCCG GGATGGTAGCCGCACTAACAAATGAGAGTGCTACCAGCAAATCAGTATATTTTGCACACTGTACATCAGAGATGATATTCATCACGTATTTGTTGACTGAAGAACCAGAAAGGCTAGCAGGGCCATTGCTAGCTGATACATATGTAACATTGTTGAAAGGTCGTAATGCATGGTATGGTCAAATGATAGCTAAGGGAGAACTGAGTCTCGATATGGGTGATAGCATTAGTGGAAAAGGAACAATCCAG GGAGTTTCTGCAGTCGAAGCATTCTATGAACTTCTAAGTCAGTCAAGTTTGAATGTGTTACACCCGGAAGCGAATAAGCCGGTCGCCCCAGTTGAGCTGTGCCCCATCTTGAAGACTTTGTACAAGATACTCATTAAAAG GGAACAAGGGCCACTGGCTATTCTTCAGGCACTGAGGGATGAAAACTTGAATGATCCGCGCGATCGGATTGAGATTGCGCAAAGCCATGCTTTTTACAGGCCTTCACTTCTTGGGCAACCTTGA